The Archocentrus centrarchus isolate MPI-CPG fArcCen1 chromosome 7, fArcCen1, whole genome shotgun sequence genome window below encodes:
- the samd10a gene encoding sterile alpha motif domain-containing protein 10a isoform X2: MAVDAASSFSFCRPAVEYRALPEDFKHQLSRRTGGNLTWHDGRGQKTAGGRTVKLLQQPGTEALQYRSTDNYGIYHTSPTQPSLIRPVVLWSQQDVCKWLKKHCPHNYLTYVEAFSHHAITGRALLRLNGEKLERMGLVQETLRQELLQQVLQLQVQEEGRNLQLLSRGSFGRIS; encoded by the exons ATGGCTGTAGACG CTGcatccagtttcagtttctgcAGGCCAGCTGTGGAGTACAGGGCTCTGCCCGAGGACTTCAAGCACCAGCTGAGTCGACGGACAGGTGGGAACCTGACCTGGCATGATGGCCGCggacaaaaaacagcaggaggCAGAACAGTGAAGCTGCTACAGCAGCCGGGCACTGAGGCCCTGCAG TACCGCTCCACTGACAATTATGGAATATATCACACGAGCCCAACACAGCCCAGCCTGATCCGTCCTGTTGTTCTTTGGTCTCAACAAGATGTGTGTAAATGGCTGAAGAAACATTGTCCACATAACTACCTGACCTACGTGGAGGCGTTCTCTCACCACGCCATCACAG GCCGAGCGTTACTGCGTCTGAATGGGGAGAAGCTGGAGCGCATGGGTTTAGTGCAGGAGACACTTCGACAGGAGCTGCTGCAACAGGTGCTGCAGCTCCAGGTGCAGGAGGAGGGACGCAACCTGCAGCTGCTCAGTAGAG
- the emilin3a gene encoding EMILIN-3 — protein MHFSVVMSLFVFVTQFSSLVETKFYQPFQFHQYKPGISQHYSQGKPTSRHKNHCAYVVEKTVSFTVEDGAAPYVKAEYNKCSLGQKCPALLYRLMYKPLYKVAHKTITELEWRCCPGYSGYDCMEGHPVYQHSMKMMPPFKGPPMKGPQFKGPPNNGPVFKGPPINTAVKANPWSHPKRPPTGSFNPHPMHHFGPLRSSSYPDTSFQPYPEPETAPEHEEPHYTENNHEHEHENGQTPEEFIPEEIPPPPPSSGEQPVGENTGHALNSETEERIHHMEEDVRRLNQGLETLRVTVNGLEESLRASLREDANRMLSALLSAAPGPVPPPAVASHPSTVGFAEIPGGDLDTDGLDGRHVFPGLIQLNEKVEELRTKLQAKTDELQELKATVMGHDGALKTISNTTSNRNPLVSSPTGKLGDNLEKVMDAKLSVARAEILGGFEKRVESAEDRCEEKAGDMRRRCKEEQSERQEQMEDALQESTINLRTELRNLQAQIHDFNGTESCCERMSGVIERLQLLETSMAGLNQSQEHLRVELGGHKDHIEGMLEGRLAYVEAKLNLTKSDLLDKGVTGQALEAKMEVKLRDLECRLLTALEELGNATALEGHVVPTLETELESLRGRLEVDVDRMQKHLNSLETLCTSSCTSPQKSAIQEDSAAPSENLALEQNVNEVLDMQGDRLNRLNITLQNILNRLTHREQQEQAEDDSFIHGELTVLRFNVRSVNHTLRSLQDSLETVVHQVGESNSSWHERETRLAQQIKGVVQLVGHQASMLGAGERRLTRLKGELQEMKRRLAEEVRGCRKSAMVVQKEVTEVGGRVSSVEDQCKGLNYLAEDLERIREELERQSNGLLLQVSGTLSSHAQQLSELKGELKNCTSKAEPTQQSLEAAVRRGDTFTLN, from the exons ATGCATTTTTCAGTGGTTATGAGCCTATTTGTCTTTGTGACTCAGTTTTCATCACTGGTTGAAACCAAGTTCTACCAGCCGTTCCAGTTTCACCAATATAAACCTGGGATCAGCCAACACTACAGCCAAGGGAAACCCACCAGCAGACACAA GAACCACTGTGCCTACGTCGTAGAAAAGACAGTGTCCTTCACCGTGGAGGATGGAGCAGCCCCGTATGTAAAAGCAGAGTACAACAAGTGTTCCTTGGGCCAAAAATGCCCAGCTCTCTT GTATCGCCTGATGTACAAGCCACTTTACAAGGTGGCACATAAAACCATCACAGAGTTGGAGTGGCGTTGTTGTCCTGGGTACTCTGGTTATGACTGTATGGAGGGACATCCAGTTTACCAACACTCCATGAAAATGATGCCACCATTCAAGGGCCCACCGATGAAAGGCCCCCAGTTTAAGGGGCCACCAAACAATGGCCCAGTGTTCAAGGGCCCACCTATTAATACTGCTGTGAAAGCCAACCCATGGAGTCATCCCAAAAGACCTCCTACTGGTAGTTTTAACCCCCACCCAATGCATCACTTTGGGCCTCTGAGGTCCTCCTCCTACCCAGACACCTCCTTCCAGCCTTATCCAGAGCCGGAGACAGCTCCAGAACATGAAGAGCCACATTACACGGAGAACAAccatgaacatgaacatgagAATGGCCAAACACCTGAGGAATTTATACCTGAGGAaatccctcctcctcccccctctagTGGTGAACAGCCTGTGGGGGAGAACACAG GCCATGCTCTCAACAgtgagacagaggagaggatACATCATATGGAGGAGGATGTGCGGCGTCTAAACCAAGGTCTGGAGACTTTGAGGGTGACTGTGAATGGGCTGGAGGAAAGCCTGCGAGCCTCACTAAGAGAGGATGCAAACAGGATGCTGTCAGCTTTGCTCTCGGCTGCCCCTGGTCCTGTTCCCCCTCCAGCCGTAGCCTCTCATCCATCCACTGTTGGGTTTGCAGAAATTCCTGGGGGAGACCTTGACACAGATGGTCTAGATGGCAGACATGTTTTTCCAGGCCTCATACAACTGAATGAAAAGGTAGAAGAGCTTAGGACAAAGCTGCAAGCCAAGACAGACGAGCTGCAGGAACTCAAAGCAACAGTGATGGGACATGATGGAGCACTGAAGACGATTTCTAATACAACAAGTAATAGAAATCCTCTGGTATCAAGCCCCACTGGCAAGCTTGGGGACAATTTGGAGAAAGTAATGGATGCCAAATTAAGTGTAGCCAGGGCAGAAATTCTTGGTGGGTTTGAGAAACGTGTGGAGAGCGCAGAGGACCGATGCGAGGAGAAAGCTGGAGATATGCGTCGTCGGTGCAAGGAAGAGCAAAGTGAGCGGCAGGAGCAGATGGAGGATGCTCTGCAGGAAAGTACCATCAACTTGAGAACAGAGCTGAGAAACCTCCAAGCACAGATCCATGATTTTAATGGTACAGAAAGCTGCTGTGAGAGGATGAGTGGAGTTATTGAAAGATtgcagctgctggaaacatCAATGGCAGGTCTCAACCAGTCCCAGGAGCACCTGAGAGTGGAACTGGGTGGACACAAGGACCACATAGAAGGAATGCTGGAGGGACGTCTGGCATATGTAGAGGCCAAACTCAACCTGACTAAAAGTGATCTCCTAGACAAAGGTGTGACAGGGCAAGCTTTGGAGGCCAAAATGGAGGTTAAGTTAAGGGATCTGGAGTGCCGTTTACTGACAGCTTTGGAAGAGCTCGGTAATGCCACTGCTCTGGAGGGTCATGTTGTTCCCACTCTGGAGACAGAGCTGGAGTCACTCCGAGGGAGACTCGAGGTGGATGTGGACAGAATGCAAAAGCACCTCAACAGCTTGGAGACTCTCTGCACCTCTTCATGTACCTCACCGCAAAAATCTGCCATCCAGGAAGACTCTGCTGCGCCAAGTGAAAACCTGGCTTTGGAGCAGAATGTGAACGAGGTACTGGATATGCAAGGTGACCGTTTGAATAGACTCAACATTACATTGCAGAACATCCTAAACCGTTTGACCCACAGGGAGCAGCAGGAGCAAGCAGAGGATGATTCTTTTATCCATGGAGAGCTAACAGTCCTCAGGTTCAATGTGCGTTCAGTTAACCACACCCTGAGAAGCCTCCAGGATTCCCTGGAAACAGTGGTCCACCAGGTTGGTGAATCCAACAGCTCTTGGCATGAAAGAGAGACTCGTCTGGCCCAGCAAATAAAAGGTGTGGTCCAGCTGGTTGGACATCAGGCTTCCATGCTTGGAGCAGGTGAACGCAGACTGACCCGGCTCAAAGGTGAGCTGCAGGAGATGAAGAGGCGGCTAGCTGAAGAGGTACGGGGGTGCCGGAAATCAGCTATGGTGGTCCAGAAAGAGGTAACTGAGGTTGGTGGGCGTGTTTCCAGCGTAGAGGACCAGTGTAAGGGCTTAAACTACTTGGCAGAGGACCTGGAGAGAATCAGGGAAGAGCTGGAGAGACAGTCAAATGGTCTTCTCCTGCAAGTCAGTGGGACTCTCTCCAGCCATGCTCAGCAGCTGTCTGAGCTGAAAGGCGAACTGAAAAACTGCACCTCCAAAGCAGAGCCAACACAACAGAGTTTAGAGGCAGCAGTGAGACGAGGGGATACCTTCACTCTGAATTAG
- the samd10a gene encoding sterile alpha motif domain-containing protein 10a isoform X1, with the protein MAVDAASSFSFCRPAVEYRALPEDFKHQLSRRTGGNLTWHDGRGQKTAGGRTVKLLQQPGTEALQYRSTDNYGIYHTSPTQPSLIRPVVLWSQQDVCKWLKKHCPHNYLTYVEAFSHHAITGRALLRLNGEKLERMGLVQETLRQELLQQVLQLQVQEEGRNLQLLSRGEGSFGRIS; encoded by the exons ATGGCTGTAGACG CTGcatccagtttcagtttctgcAGGCCAGCTGTGGAGTACAGGGCTCTGCCCGAGGACTTCAAGCACCAGCTGAGTCGACGGACAGGTGGGAACCTGACCTGGCATGATGGCCGCggacaaaaaacagcaggaggCAGAACAGTGAAGCTGCTACAGCAGCCGGGCACTGAGGCCCTGCAG TACCGCTCCACTGACAATTATGGAATATATCACACGAGCCCAACACAGCCCAGCCTGATCCGTCCTGTTGTTCTTTGGTCTCAACAAGATGTGTGTAAATGGCTGAAGAAACATTGTCCACATAACTACCTGACCTACGTGGAGGCGTTCTCTCACCACGCCATCACAG GCCGAGCGTTACTGCGTCTGAATGGGGAGAAGCTGGAGCGCATGGGTTTAGTGCAGGAGACACTTCGACAGGAGCTGCTGCAACAGGTGCTGCAGCTCCAGGTGCAGGAGGAGGGACGCAACCTGCAGCTGCTCAGTAGAGGTgagg